A window from Urocitellus parryii isolate mUroPar1 chromosome 1, mUroPar1.hap1, whole genome shotgun sequence encodes these proteins:
- the Iws1 gene encoding protein IWS1 homolog isoform X3, with amino-acid sequence MDSEYYSGDQSDDGGATPVQDERDSGSDGEDDVNEQHSGSDTGSIERHSENEPSDREDGLTKRHHVTDSENDEPSHLNASDSESEELHRPKDSDSESEERAEPPASDSENEDVNQHGSDSESEETRKLPGSDSENEELLNGHASDSENEEVRKHAASDSEIEELQKSPSSDSETEDALKPQISDSESEEPPRHQASDSENEEPPKPQMSDSESEELPKPRISDSESEDPPRHQASDSENEELPKPRISDSESEDPPRHQASDSDNEELPKPRISDSESEEPPRHQASDSDNEELPKPRISDSESEDPPRHQASDSENEELPKPRVSDSESEEPQKGPASDSEAEDASRPKQKPESDDDSDGENKGGNPEMQNDFHSESHVDRKRFHSSESEEEEPKRQKMDSDEDEEKDGEEEKVAKRKAAVLSDSEDEEKASKKSRVVSDADDSDSDVISDKSSKREKTVASDSEEEVGKELSDKKNEEKDLFGSDSESGNEEENLIADIFGESGDEEEEEFTGFNQEDLEEEKGETQVKEAEDSDSDDNIKRGKHMDFLSDFEMMLQRKKSMSGKRRRNRDGGTFISDADDVVSAMIVKMNEAAEEDRQLNNQKKPALKKLTLLPTVVMHLKKQDLKETFIDSGVMSAIKEWLSPLPDKSLPALKIREELLKILQELPSVSQETLKHSGIGRAVMYLYKHPKESRSNKDMAGKLINEWSRPIFGLTSNYKGMTREEREQRDLEQMPQRRRMNSTGGQTPRRDLEKVLTGEEKALRPGDPGFCARARVPMPSNKDYVVRPKWNVEMESSRFQATSKKGISRLDKQMRKFTDIRKKSRSAHAVKISIEGNKMPL; translated from the exons aATGAACCTAGTGATCGAGAAGATGGCCTCACCAAAAGACATCATGTGACAGACTCTGAGAATGATGAGCCCTCACATCTTAATGCTAGTGACTCTGAAAGTGAGGAGCTTCACAGGCCAAAGGACAGTGATTCCGAATCTGAAGAGCGGGCAGAGCCTCCTGCAAGTGATTCTGAAAATGAGGATGTTAATCAGCATGGGAGTGACTCTGAGAGTGAGGAGACCAGGAAATTACCTGGGAGTGACTCTGAAAACGAGGAGCTGCTTAATGGACATGCAAGTGACTCTGAAAACGAAGAAGTTAGAAAGCATGCTGCCAGTGATTCTGAGATTGAAGAGCTCCAAAAGAGTCCTTCCAGTGACTCTGAAACCGAGGATGCTCTGAAACCTCAAATCAGTGACTCTGAGAGTGAGGAACCACCAAGGCACCAGGCCAGTGACTCAGAAAATGAGGAGCCTCCTAAACCACAAATGAGTGATTCGGAAAGCGAGGAGCTTCCTAAACCTCGGATCAGTGACTCGGAAAGTGAGGATCCCCCAAGGCACCAGGCCAGTGACTCTGAAAATGAAGAGCTCCCCAAACCCCGTATCAGTGACTCTGAAAGTGAAGACCCCCCAAGACACCAGGCCAGTGACTCAGATAATGAAGAACTCCCCAAACCCCGAATTAGTGACTCAGAGAGTGAGGAACCCCCAAGACACCAGGCCAGCGACTCAGATAATGAAGAACTCCCCAAACCCCGAATTAGTGACTCAGAAAGTGAGGATCCCCCAAGGCATCAGGCCAGTGATTCTGAAAATGAGGAGCTCCCCAAACCCCGAGTCAGTGACTCTGAGAGTGAGGAGCCTCAGAAAGGACCTGCCAGTGATTCAGAAGCGGAGGATGCCTCCAGACCCAAACAGAAGCCAGAGTCTGATGATGACAGCGATGGGGAAAATAAGGGGGGGAATCCAGAAATGCAGAATGACTTTCATTCGGAGAGCCATGTTGACAGAAAAAGATTTCACAGCTCTGAGAGTGAGGAGGAAGAACCCAAAAGGCAAAAAATGGATagtgatgaagatgaagaaaaagatggTGAGGAGGAAAAAGTAGCAAAACGGAAAGCTGCAGTGCTTTCTGATagtgaagatgaagaaaaagcat CAAAGAAAAGTCGTGTTGTTTCTGATGCCGATGACTCTGACAGTGATGTTATATCAGATAAGTCaagcaaaagagagaagactGTAGCATCTGACAGTGAAGAAGAAGTGGGGAAAGAATTAtctgataagaaaaatgaagagaaagatctATTTGGGAGTGATAGTGAGTCAGGCAATGAAGAAGA aaatcTTATTGCAGATATATTTGGAGAATCTGGtgatgaagaggaagaagaatttaCA GGTTTTAATCAGGAggatttggaagaagaaaaaggtgaaACCCAGGTGAAAGAAGCAGAAGATTCAGATTCTGATGATAACATAAAAAGAGGAAAGCA TATGGACTTCCTATCAGATTTTGAGATGATGTTGCAGAGGAAAAAGAGCATGAGTGGCAAGCGCAGACGTAATCGCGATGGTGGCACTTTTATTAGTGACGCAGATGATGTTGTGAGTGCCATGATTGTCAAGATGAATGAGGCTGCTGAG gaAGATAGACAGTTGAACAATCAAAAAAAGCCAGCACTTAAGAAATTAACTTTGTTGCCTACTGTGGTTATGCACCTTAAGAA GCAAGACCTTAAAGAAACGTTTATTGATAGTGGTGTGATGTCTGCCATCAAAGAATGGCTATCACCTCTGCCAGATAAGAGTTTGCCAGCACTAAAGATTCGGGAGGAGCTGTTGAAGATTTTGCAAGAG CTACCTAGTGTGAGCCAGGAGACCCTGAAGCATAGTGGGATTGGACGAGCAGTGATGTATCTCTATAAACACCCCAAGGAATCAAGGTCCAACAAGGACATGGCAGGGAAATTAATCA atgaATGGTCTCGGCCTATATTTGGCCTTACCTCAAACTATAAAGGAATgacaagagaagaaagggagCAAAGAGATCTAGAACAAATGCCTCAACGACGAAGAATGAACAG CACTGGTGGTCAGACACCCCGAAGAGACCTGGAAAAGGTGCTAACAGGAGAGGAGAA ggCTCTTAGACCTGGAGATCCTGGATTCTGTGCCCGTGCAAGGGTCCCAATGCCCTCAAACAAGGACTATGTCGTCAGGCCCAAGTGGAACGTGGAAATGGAGTCATCCAGG TTTCAGGCAACTTCCAAGAAAGGTATCAGTCGACTGGATAAACAGATGAGAAAGTTCACAgatatcaggaaaaaaagcaGATCTGCACACGCTGTGAAAATCAGCATAGAGGGCAATAAAATGCCATTGTGA
- the Iws1 gene encoding protein IWS1 homolog isoform X1 translates to MDSEYYSGDQSDDGGATPVQDERDSGSDGEDDVNEQHSGSDTGSIERHSENEPSDREDGLTKRHHVTDSENDEPSHLNASDSESEELHRPKDSDSESEERAEPPASDSENEDVNQHGSDSESEETRKLPGSDSENEELLNGHASDSENEEVRKHAASDSEIEELQKSPSSDSETEDALKPQISDSESEEPPRHQASDSENEEPPKPQMSDSESEELPKPRISDSESEDPPRHQASDSENEELPKPRISDSESEDPPRHQASDSDNEELPKPRISDSESEEPPRHQASDSDNEELPKPRISDSESEDPPRHQASDSENEELPKPRVSDSESEEPQKGPASDSEAEDASRPKQKPESDDDSDGENKGGNPEMQNDFHSESHVDRKRFHSSESEEEEPKRQKMDSDEDEEKDGEEEKVAKRKAAVLSDSEDEEKASAKKSRVVSDADDSDSDVISDKSSKREKTVASDSEEEVGKELSDKKNEEKDLFGSDSESGNEEENLIADIFGESGDEEEEEFTGFNQEDLEEEKGETQVKEAEDSDSDDNIKRGKHMDFLSDFEMMLQRKKSMSGKRRRNRDGGTFISDADDVVSAMIVKMNEAAEEDRQLNNQKKPALKKLTLLPTVVMHLKKQDLKETFIDSGVMSAIKEWLSPLPDKSLPALKIREELLKILQELPSVSQETLKHSGIGRAVMYLYKHPKESRSNKDMAGKLINEWSRPIFGLTSNYKGMTREEREQRDLEQMPQRRRMNSTGGQTPRRDLEKVLTGEEKALRPGDPGFCARARVPMPSNKDYVVRPKWNVEMESSRFQATSKKGISRLDKQMRKFTDIRKKSRSAHAVKISIEGNKMPL, encoded by the exons aATGAACCTAGTGATCGAGAAGATGGCCTCACCAAAAGACATCATGTGACAGACTCTGAGAATGATGAGCCCTCACATCTTAATGCTAGTGACTCTGAAAGTGAGGAGCTTCACAGGCCAAAGGACAGTGATTCCGAATCTGAAGAGCGGGCAGAGCCTCCTGCAAGTGATTCTGAAAATGAGGATGTTAATCAGCATGGGAGTGACTCTGAGAGTGAGGAGACCAGGAAATTACCTGGGAGTGACTCTGAAAACGAGGAGCTGCTTAATGGACATGCAAGTGACTCTGAAAACGAAGAAGTTAGAAAGCATGCTGCCAGTGATTCTGAGATTGAAGAGCTCCAAAAGAGTCCTTCCAGTGACTCTGAAACCGAGGATGCTCTGAAACCTCAAATCAGTGACTCTGAGAGTGAGGAACCACCAAGGCACCAGGCCAGTGACTCAGAAAATGAGGAGCCTCCTAAACCACAAATGAGTGATTCGGAAAGCGAGGAGCTTCCTAAACCTCGGATCAGTGACTCGGAAAGTGAGGATCCCCCAAGGCACCAGGCCAGTGACTCTGAAAATGAAGAGCTCCCCAAACCCCGTATCAGTGACTCTGAAAGTGAAGACCCCCCAAGACACCAGGCCAGTGACTCAGATAATGAAGAACTCCCCAAACCCCGAATTAGTGACTCAGAGAGTGAGGAACCCCCAAGACACCAGGCCAGCGACTCAGATAATGAAGAACTCCCCAAACCCCGAATTAGTGACTCAGAAAGTGAGGATCCCCCAAGGCATCAGGCCAGTGATTCTGAAAATGAGGAGCTCCCCAAACCCCGAGTCAGTGACTCTGAGAGTGAGGAGCCTCAGAAAGGACCTGCCAGTGATTCAGAAGCGGAGGATGCCTCCAGACCCAAACAGAAGCCAGAGTCTGATGATGACAGCGATGGGGAAAATAAGGGGGGGAATCCAGAAATGCAGAATGACTTTCATTCGGAGAGCCATGTTGACAGAAAAAGATTTCACAGCTCTGAGAGTGAGGAGGAAGAACCCAAAAGGCAAAAAATGGATagtgatgaagatgaagaaaaagatggTGAGGAGGAAAAAGTAGCAAAACGGAAAGCTGCAGTGCTTTCTGATagtgaagatgaagaaaaagcat cAGCAAAGAAAAGTCGTGTTGTTTCTGATGCCGATGACTCTGACAGTGATGTTATATCAGATAAGTCaagcaaaagagagaagactGTAGCATCTGACAGTGAAGAAGAAGTGGGGAAAGAATTAtctgataagaaaaatgaagagaaagatctATTTGGGAGTGATAGTGAGTCAGGCAATGAAGAAGA aaatcTTATTGCAGATATATTTGGAGAATCTGGtgatgaagaggaagaagaatttaCA GGTTTTAATCAGGAggatttggaagaagaaaaaggtgaaACCCAGGTGAAAGAAGCAGAAGATTCAGATTCTGATGATAACATAAAAAGAGGAAAGCA TATGGACTTCCTATCAGATTTTGAGATGATGTTGCAGAGGAAAAAGAGCATGAGTGGCAAGCGCAGACGTAATCGCGATGGTGGCACTTTTATTAGTGACGCAGATGATGTTGTGAGTGCCATGATTGTCAAGATGAATGAGGCTGCTGAG gaAGATAGACAGTTGAACAATCAAAAAAAGCCAGCACTTAAGAAATTAACTTTGTTGCCTACTGTGGTTATGCACCTTAAGAA GCAAGACCTTAAAGAAACGTTTATTGATAGTGGTGTGATGTCTGCCATCAAAGAATGGCTATCACCTCTGCCAGATAAGAGTTTGCCAGCACTAAAGATTCGGGAGGAGCTGTTGAAGATTTTGCAAGAG CTACCTAGTGTGAGCCAGGAGACCCTGAAGCATAGTGGGATTGGACGAGCAGTGATGTATCTCTATAAACACCCCAAGGAATCAAGGTCCAACAAGGACATGGCAGGGAAATTAATCA atgaATGGTCTCGGCCTATATTTGGCCTTACCTCAAACTATAAAGGAATgacaagagaagaaagggagCAAAGAGATCTAGAACAAATGCCTCAACGACGAAGAATGAACAG CACTGGTGGTCAGACACCCCGAAGAGACCTGGAAAAGGTGCTAACAGGAGAGGAGAA ggCTCTTAGACCTGGAGATCCTGGATTCTGTGCCCGTGCAAGGGTCCCAATGCCCTCAAACAAGGACTATGTCGTCAGGCCCAAGTGGAACGTGGAAATGGAGTCATCCAGG TTTCAGGCAACTTCCAAGAAAGGTATCAGTCGACTGGATAAACAGATGAGAAAGTTCACAgatatcaggaaaaaaagcaGATCTGCACACGCTGTGAAAATCAGCATAGAGGGCAATAAAATGCCATTGTGA
- the Iws1 gene encoding protein IWS1 homolog isoform X2, translated as MDSEYYSGDQSDDGGATPVQDERDSGSDGEDDVNEQHSGSDTGSIERHSENEPSDREDGLTKRHHVTDSENDEPSHLNASDSESEELHRPKDSDSESEERAEPPASDSENEDVNQHGSDSESEETRKLPGSDSENEELLNGHASDSENEEVRKHAASDSEIEELQKSPSSDSETEDALKPQISDSESEEPPRHQASDSENEEPPKPQMSDSESEELPKPRISDSESEDPPRHQASDSENEELPKPRISDSESEDPPRHQASDSDNEELPKPRISDSESEEPPRHQASDSDNEELPKPRISDSESEDPPRHQASDSENEELPKPRVSDSESEEPQKGPASDSEAEDASRPKQKPESDDDSDGENKGGNPEMQNDFHSESHVDRKRFHSSESEEEEPKRQKMDSDEDEEKDGEEEKVAKRKAAVLSDSEDEEKASAKKSRVVSDADDSDSDVISDKSSKREKTVASDSEEEVGKELSDKKNEEKDLFGSDSESGNEEENLIADIFGESGDEEEEEFTGFNQEDLEEEKGETQVKEAEDSDSDDNIKRGKHMDFLSDFEMMLQRKKSMSGKRRRNRDGGTFISDADDVVSAMIVKMNEAAEEDRQLNNQKKPALKKLTLLPTVVMHLKKQDLKETFIDSGVMSAIKEWLSPLPDKSLPALKIREELLKILQELPSVSQETLKHSGIGRAVMYLYKHPKESRSNKDMAGKLINEWSRPIFGLTSNYKGMTREEREQRDLEQMPQRRRMNSTGGQTPRRDLEKVLTGEEKALRPGDPGFCARARVPMPSNKDYVVRPKWNVEMESSRPGILKKGLSRLEKHKRRFAEQKRLSKVHRAVKFSIEGNRMPL; from the exons aATGAACCTAGTGATCGAGAAGATGGCCTCACCAAAAGACATCATGTGACAGACTCTGAGAATGATGAGCCCTCACATCTTAATGCTAGTGACTCTGAAAGTGAGGAGCTTCACAGGCCAAAGGACAGTGATTCCGAATCTGAAGAGCGGGCAGAGCCTCCTGCAAGTGATTCTGAAAATGAGGATGTTAATCAGCATGGGAGTGACTCTGAGAGTGAGGAGACCAGGAAATTACCTGGGAGTGACTCTGAAAACGAGGAGCTGCTTAATGGACATGCAAGTGACTCTGAAAACGAAGAAGTTAGAAAGCATGCTGCCAGTGATTCTGAGATTGAAGAGCTCCAAAAGAGTCCTTCCAGTGACTCTGAAACCGAGGATGCTCTGAAACCTCAAATCAGTGACTCTGAGAGTGAGGAACCACCAAGGCACCAGGCCAGTGACTCAGAAAATGAGGAGCCTCCTAAACCACAAATGAGTGATTCGGAAAGCGAGGAGCTTCCTAAACCTCGGATCAGTGACTCGGAAAGTGAGGATCCCCCAAGGCACCAGGCCAGTGACTCTGAAAATGAAGAGCTCCCCAAACCCCGTATCAGTGACTCTGAAAGTGAAGACCCCCCAAGACACCAGGCCAGTGACTCAGATAATGAAGAACTCCCCAAACCCCGAATTAGTGACTCAGAGAGTGAGGAACCCCCAAGACACCAGGCCAGCGACTCAGATAATGAAGAACTCCCCAAACCCCGAATTAGTGACTCAGAAAGTGAGGATCCCCCAAGGCATCAGGCCAGTGATTCTGAAAATGAGGAGCTCCCCAAACCCCGAGTCAGTGACTCTGAGAGTGAGGAGCCTCAGAAAGGACCTGCCAGTGATTCAGAAGCGGAGGATGCCTCCAGACCCAAACAGAAGCCAGAGTCTGATGATGACAGCGATGGGGAAAATAAGGGGGGGAATCCAGAAATGCAGAATGACTTTCATTCGGAGAGCCATGTTGACAGAAAAAGATTTCACAGCTCTGAGAGTGAGGAGGAAGAACCCAAAAGGCAAAAAATGGATagtgatgaagatgaagaaaaagatggTGAGGAGGAAAAAGTAGCAAAACGGAAAGCTGCAGTGCTTTCTGATagtgaagatgaagaaaaagcat cAGCAAAGAAAAGTCGTGTTGTTTCTGATGCCGATGACTCTGACAGTGATGTTATATCAGATAAGTCaagcaaaagagagaagactGTAGCATCTGACAGTGAAGAAGAAGTGGGGAAAGAATTAtctgataagaaaaatgaagagaaagatctATTTGGGAGTGATAGTGAGTCAGGCAATGAAGAAGA aaatcTTATTGCAGATATATTTGGAGAATCTGGtgatgaagaggaagaagaatttaCA GGTTTTAATCAGGAggatttggaagaagaaaaaggtgaaACCCAGGTGAAAGAAGCAGAAGATTCAGATTCTGATGATAACATAAAAAGAGGAAAGCA TATGGACTTCCTATCAGATTTTGAGATGATGTTGCAGAGGAAAAAGAGCATGAGTGGCAAGCGCAGACGTAATCGCGATGGTGGCACTTTTATTAGTGACGCAGATGATGTTGTGAGTGCCATGATTGTCAAGATGAATGAGGCTGCTGAG gaAGATAGACAGTTGAACAATCAAAAAAAGCCAGCACTTAAGAAATTAACTTTGTTGCCTACTGTGGTTATGCACCTTAAGAA GCAAGACCTTAAAGAAACGTTTATTGATAGTGGTGTGATGTCTGCCATCAAAGAATGGCTATCACCTCTGCCAGATAAGAGTTTGCCAGCACTAAAGATTCGGGAGGAGCTGTTGAAGATTTTGCAAGAG CTACCTAGTGTGAGCCAGGAGACCCTGAAGCATAGTGGGATTGGACGAGCAGTGATGTATCTCTATAAACACCCCAAGGAATCAAGGTCCAACAAGGACATGGCAGGGAAATTAATCA atgaATGGTCTCGGCCTATATTTGGCCTTACCTCAAACTATAAAGGAATgacaagagaagaaagggagCAAAGAGATCTAGAACAAATGCCTCAACGACGAAGAATGAACAG CACTGGTGGTCAGACACCCCGAAGAGACCTGGAAAAGGTGCTAACAGGAGAGGAGAA ggCTCTTAGACCTGGAGATCCTGGATTCTGTGCCCGTGCAAGGGTCCCAATGCCCTCAAACAAGGACTATGTCGTCAGGCCCAAGTGGAACGTGGAAATGGAGTCATCCAGG CCTGGTATTCTTAAAAAAGGCCTAAGCCGTTTGGAAAAGCATAAGAGGCGATTTGCAGAACAGAAACGACTCAGCAAAGTGCACCGTGCTGTCAAGTTCAGCATTGAAGGCAACAGGATGCCCTTATAA